The following coding sequences lie in one Maribacter forsetii DSM 18668 genomic window:
- a CDS encoding L-fuconate dehydratase translates to MSNSIIITEVISRDIRFPTSKSLDGSDAMNPDPDYSAAYVILKTNSPEGYEGHGLTFTIGRGNELCTQAIKSLSHLVIGKSIESFTINMGDFWKMITGDSQLRWLGPEKGVIHLATGAIVNAVWDLYAKVEKKPLWKLLADMTPAELVSCVDFTYITDAITPEEALELLSKKEAGKQERIAHLKDKGYPAYTTSAGWLGYSDDKMRRLCREAKESGFKHMKIKVGSDLNDDMRRAAIIREEIGDDLKLMMDANQKWDVDEAITNMESLKKFNPWWIEEPTSPDDILGHAKIAKAVKPIEVATGEHCQNRVIFKQLMQAGAIGICQIDSCRVGGVNEILAILLMAAKFNIPVCPHAGGVGLCEYVQHLSMIDYIAISGSMENRIIEFVDHLHEHFYDPVIIKDGAYMPPKLPGYSITMKEDSLDTYTFPDGAFWKEELQKN, encoded by the coding sequence ATGTCAAATTCTATTATAATTACTGAGGTAATATCTAGGGACATCCGCTTCCCTACTAGTAAGTCTCTAGATGGTTCTGATGCAATGAATCCGGATCCAGATTATAGTGCCGCTTACGTAATTTTAAAGACTAATTCACCTGAGGGTTATGAAGGCCACGGTTTAACTTTTACCATTGGTAGAGGAAACGAACTTTGTACTCAAGCCATAAAATCTCTTTCTCATTTAGTTATTGGGAAATCTATAGAAAGCTTCACTATTAATATGGGTGATTTTTGGAAAATGATTACCGGTGATAGTCAGTTACGCTGGTTAGGTCCTGAAAAAGGAGTTATACATTTAGCTACCGGTGCGATTGTTAATGCTGTTTGGGATCTGTATGCCAAAGTAGAAAAGAAACCTCTTTGGAAACTATTGGCAGATATGACTCCTGCTGAATTGGTCTCTTGTGTAGATTTCACTTATATCACAGATGCTATAACTCCTGAAGAAGCTCTTGAGCTTTTGAGTAAAAAGGAAGCTGGCAAACAAGAACGAATTGCGCATTTAAAAGACAAAGGTTATCCTGCGTATACTACATCTGCAGGATGGTTAGGGTACTCTGATGATAAAATGAGACGTCTTTGTAGAGAAGCTAAAGAGAGTGGTTTTAAACATATGAAAATTAAGGTTGGTTCTGACCTAAATGATGATATGAGACGTGCCGCAATTATTCGTGAAGAAATTGGGGACGATTTAAAACTTATGATGGATGCCAATCAAAAGTGGGATGTTGATGAAGCTATCACCAATATGGAATCACTTAAAAAATTTAATCCTTGGTGGATTGAAGAGCCCACAAGTCCTGATGATATTCTAGGACATGCAAAAATTGCCAAAGCTGTTAAGCCAATTGAGGTCGCGACTGGTGAACATTGCCAAAACAGGGTTATCTTTAAGCAGTTAATGCAAGCAGGTGCCATTGGTATTTGCCAAATTGATAGTTGTAGGGTTGGCGGAGTAAATGAAATATTAGCTATTTTGTTAATGGCTGCGAAATTTAATATTCCCGTTTGTCCGCATGCAGGTGGGGTTGGTCTATGTGAATATGTACAACACCTATCTATGATAGATTATATAGCTATTAGCGGGTCTATGGAAAATAGGATAATAGAATTTGTGGATCATTTACACGAGCATTTTTATGACCCTGTGATTATAAAAGATGGTGCGTATATGCCTCCTAAATTACCAGGTTATAGTATTACCATGAAGGAAGACTCTTTGGATACTTATACTTTTCCTGATGGGGCATTTTGGAAAGAAGAATTACAAAAAAACTAA
- a CDS encoding sensor histidine kinase yields the protein MKSAFLATMSHELRTPMNSIIGFTGILLKELAGPLNEEQKKQLSMVKNSSQHLLSLINEVLDISKIEAGKLKVSIYPFNYLTTLEKTIDFLVPQALNKKLQIHSEITELENTLHSDERRVEQVLLNLLSNAIKFSNQGIIKVKVTIVDNYVVTQVIDEGIGISKINQNKLFMPFIQLDGGLSRTHEGTGLGLAICKSLIEKLGGTIQVQSKVGKGSNFSFTLPLNYDDKV from the coding sequence ATGAAATCTGCGTTTTTAGCAACAATGTCTCATGAATTAAGAACACCAATGAACTCTATTATTGGTTTTACAGGTATTTTATTAAAAGAATTAGCAGGTCCATTAAATGAGGAACAGAAAAAGCAGCTGTCTATGGTTAAAAATAGCAGTCAACATTTACTAAGTTTAATTAATGAGGTATTAGATATCTCTAAAATTGAAGCAGGTAAATTAAAAGTATCTATTTATCCTTTTAACTATTTAACAACACTAGAAAAAACCATAGACTTTTTAGTACCGCAAGCATTGAATAAAAAACTTCAAATACATTCAGAGATTACTGAGTTGGAGAATACTTTACATAGTGATGAGCGAAGAGTAGAGCAAGTATTACTCAATTTGCTTTCTAATGCTATTAAGTTCTCTAACCAAGGAATAATTAAAGTAAAAGTAACTATTGTTGATAATTATGTGGTTACTCAAGTAATTGATGAAGGTATAGGTATAAGTAAGATAAATCAGAATAAATTATTTATGCCATTTATTCAACTTGATGGAGGATTAAGTAGAACACATGAAGGAACCGGACTGGGATTAGCAATTTGTAAAAGTTTAATAGAAAAACTAGGAGGTACAATACAAGTGCAAAGTAAAGTTGGCAAAGGAAGTAATTTCTCATTTACGTTACCACTAAATTATGATGATAAAGTGTAA
- a CDS encoding AraC family transcriptional regulator, with product MKLHLLDRSSLANTSITISQNNYKNFLKVWHFHEELELVYIIKSTGTRFVGDSIEKFEAGEVILIGKNVPHMWLNDKVYFDKHSTLTAQAVSIHFKDNFVGKEFLSLPEMQPISHLLTKASQGIKFPNVTDTIKNELKNLHSLDSAIKITRIIEILIKLEQSQNYTLLSSNGFINTFHQTENKRLNIIYEYVYQNFHTPISSKDVAELANMNASSFSRFFKSTHRKPFTRFLNEIRIGFACKMLLENKESITSIAYACGFGNISNFNRQFKIIKKESPSSFLSQHRKHL from the coding sequence ATGAAACTTCATTTACTAGATAGATCTAGTCTTGCTAATACCTCTATTACCATATCTCAAAATAATTATAAGAATTTTTTGAAGGTTTGGCATTTTCATGAAGAGCTAGAATTGGTCTATATTATTAAAAGTACCGGCACTAGATTTGTTGGTGATAGTATAGAAAAATTCGAAGCTGGCGAGGTCATATTAATTGGCAAAAATGTGCCACATATGTGGTTAAATGATAAAGTCTATTTCGATAAACATTCTACACTTACAGCGCAAGCTGTATCTATTCATTTTAAAGATAATTTTGTAGGAAAAGAATTTTTATCCCTTCCAGAAATGCAACCCATTTCTCATCTTTTAACGAAAGCATCCCAAGGCATTAAATTTCCCAATGTTACCGATACTATAAAAAATGAATTAAAAAATCTACATAGTCTAGATTCTGCCATTAAAATTACAAGAATTATTGAAATTTTAATCAAACTTGAGCAAAGCCAAAACTATACCTTATTATCCAGTAATGGATTTATCAATACTTTTCATCAAACAGAAAACAAGAGATTGAATATTATTTATGAGTATGTATATCAAAATTTCCATACTCCAATTAGCTCAAAAGATGTTGCTGAATTAGCAAATATGAATGCCTCATCCTTCAGTAGATTTTTCAAGAGTACACACAGAAAACCATTTACAAGATTTTTAAATGAAATACGCATTGGTTTTGCCTGCAAAATGTTATTGGAAAATAAAGAGAGTATCACTTCTATTGCATATGCATGCGGATTCGGAAATATTTCAAACTTCAACCGCCAGTTCAAAATTATCAAAAAAGAATCTCCATCCTCATTTTTAAGCCAACATCGAAAACATTTATAG
- a CDS encoding PAS domain-containing protein, with protein MVIIYQFLISKLNKLYFFLILFISLCSVLLFDSLVFNFILKYDTPIFTDSLIGHIIGKSFSAFIFSFILYIYLKFIDKEEDNGGFIAAQNREVFSILNYREKYFNLKEEKQHVEKKYISQIESTLNQISDGFVSLDTNWCYTYINEKAAEFLGKSPESLIGKHIWKEFPEGIGSSIDIAYRKAQKTIHFENYFEPLDKWFKSRIYPSPEGLTIYYTDITEKKKAETHNQMLLSLIETSDDFLGLATLEGKPTYLNTNGRQLVGLKSNEELADSITDFFPQNYKEVILNEHMPNIYKKDKWNGEVEFKNFKTGALIPIEMSGFLIKDNLTKKSIALGIVAKDITQCKKSEEKLISSEQLFRGLSSNVPVAIFQADKDGACNYVNEEWLKYSGQSFNEVMGFGWSNAIHPEDKERVVSQWQESIVTGTNLFQISDCFKKTEK; from the coding sequence TTGGTAATTATATACCAGTTTTTAATTTCAAAACTTAATAAACTATATTTTTTTCTAATTCTTTTCATTTCATTATGTTCTGTTTTACTTTTTGATTCTCTTGTCTTTAATTTCATTCTCAAGTATGACACACCAATTTTCACAGATTCATTAATTGGTCATATAATAGGTAAATCGTTTTCAGCCTTTATTTTTTCTTTTATTCTATACATTTATTTAAAGTTTATAGATAAAGAGGAAGATAATGGTGGTTTTATTGCTGCTCAAAACAGAGAGGTTTTTTCAATACTCAACTATAGAGAAAAGTACTTTAATCTTAAAGAAGAGAAACAACACGTAGAGAAAAAATATATTTCGCAAATTGAATCTACATTAAATCAAATTTCTGATGGCTTTGTATCATTAGATACAAACTGGTGTTACACCTATATAAATGAAAAAGCAGCTGAGTTTCTAGGTAAATCACCAGAAAGTTTAATAGGAAAACATATATGGAAAGAATTTCCTGAGGGTATCGGTTCTTCAATTGACATAGCTTATCGCAAAGCTCAAAAAACAATTCACTTTGAAAATTATTTCGAACCCTTAGATAAATGGTTCAAAAGTAGAATTTATCCATCTCCGGAAGGTTTAACTATCTACTATACAGATATTACAGAGAAGAAAAAGGCTGAAACTCATAATCAGATGTTGCTTTCTTTAATTGAAACAAGTGATGATTTTCTAGGATTAGCAACTTTAGAAGGTAAACCAACATATTTAAATACTAATGGTAGGCAGCTCGTAGGTTTAAAATCAAATGAAGAATTGGCAGATTCCATAACAGATTTTTTCCCTCAAAATTATAAAGAGGTTATCTTAAATGAGCATATGCCTAATATTTATAAAAAAGACAAATGGAATGGTGAAGTTGAATTTAAAAATTTTAAGACAGGAGCATTAATACCAATTGAAATGTCTGGTTTTTTAATTAAAGACAACCTTACTAAAAAATCTATAGCCTTGGGTATAGTTGCTAAAGATATTACGCAATGTAAAAAATCTGAAGAAAAATTAATAAGTAGTGAACAATTATTTAGAGGTCTATCATCTAACGTACCAGTTGCAATTTTTCAAGCAGATAAAGATGGTGCTTGTAATTATGTAAATGAAGAATGGCTAAAATATTCGGGACAATCTTTTAATGAAGTTATGGGTTTTGGCTGGTCAAATGCCATACATCCCGAGGACAAAGAAAGAGTTGTTAGTCAATGGCAAGAATCTATTGTTACTGGCACCAATTTATTTCAGATTTCAGACTGCTTCAAAAAAACGGAAAAGTAA
- a CDS encoding acyltransferase family protein — protein sequence MTKVKNNRLLSIDVLRGFDMLMIIFADRFFIELHEGSQNKFTEVLATQFNHPEWFGFRLYDIVMPLFLFLVGVVIPFSLERRVQETGNASSLYKHFIKRFIILFILGWVVQGNLLHLNIENFKIYSNTLQAIAVGYLFTCIAYMHLNKKGRYFIFIICLILYTLILEFSNIPGAGNSELLPDKNIAIYIDRLVFGRFDDGYQYTWLLSGLGFIATTLSGVFAGELLKSQLPRKKVAYSLVLIGVLGIILGLILNFWHPIVKKLWNSSFVLTSSGICFLLLATFYWVIDVKGYVKWGKPLKIIGINAITAYVVSHVINFPAIADQLLFGLKQYTGTFYETIIVTGGFLILYALLWYMNKNKTYIKI from the coding sequence ATGACTAAAGTTAAAAATAACAGGTTATTATCTATTGATGTATTAAGAGGCTTTGATATGTTAATGATAATATTTGCAGATCGTTTTTTTATCGAGTTACACGAAGGTTCACAAAATAAATTTACAGAGGTTTTAGCTACACAATTTAATCATCCAGAATGGTTTGGTTTTCGTTTGTATGATATAGTAATGCCACTTTTTTTATTCTTGGTTGGTGTGGTTATTCCTTTTTCTTTAGAAAGGCGAGTTCAAGAAACGGGTAACGCCTCTTCACTATATAAACATTTTATTAAGCGCTTTATAATATTATTTATTTTAGGGTGGGTAGTACAAGGAAACCTATTACATTTAAATATAGAAAATTTTAAAATTTATAGTAATACACTACAAGCAATAGCGGTTGGTTATTTGTTTACTTGTATTGCTTATATGCATTTAAATAAAAAAGGTAGATATTTTATTTTTATAATTTGTCTTATTCTCTACACACTTATATTAGAGTTTTCAAATATACCAGGAGCTGGTAACAGTGAGTTGTTACCTGATAAAAACATTGCTATTTATATAGATAGGTTAGTTTTTGGAAGGTTTGACGATGGTTACCAATATACTTGGTTGTTAAGTGGATTAGGTTTTATTGCAACTACTTTATCTGGTGTATTTGCAGGAGAATTATTAAAATCTCAACTACCAAGAAAAAAAGTAGCGTACAGCCTTGTTTTAATTGGTGTTTTAGGGATTATATTGGGGTTAATTTTAAATTTTTGGCACCCAATTGTAAAGAAATTATGGAACAGTTCTTTTGTTCTGACCTCTTCAGGTATTTGTTTTTTGCTCCTTGCTACTTTTTACTGGGTTATTGATGTCAAAGGTTATGTAAAATGGGGCAAACCTTTAAAAATAATAGGCATTAACGCTATTACAGCTTATGTAGTTTCTCATGTAATTAATTTTCCTGCCATTGCTGATCAATTGTTATTTGGTTTAAAACAATATACAGGAACGTTTTATGAAACTATTATAGTTACTGGAGGTTTTTTAATTCTCTACGCATTACTTTGGTACATGAATAAGAATAAAACATATATAAAAATTTAG
- a CDS encoding PAS domain-containing protein, producing MARIYCYWHQFISDFRLLQKNGKVKWLSSKAVSLIDVDKVVSGYIGMLSDITEHKYAEEELIKSKKYFDNIINSIGDPVFVKDDQSRLLIVNDAFCSLFNLSRVDILGKTLVENVSVEERESFLRIDKHVISSGIENVNEETLTLSENKKKIVSTKKTRFVDSNENKFLIGVIRNITEKKKAEVELEKHRNNLEELVDVRTSEL from the coding sequence ATGGCAAGAATCTATTGTTACTGGCACCAATTTATTTCAGATTTCAGACTGCTTCAAAAAAACGGAAAAGTAAAATGGCTCTCGTCTAAAGCAGTTTCCTTAATTGATGTAGATAAAGTAGTAAGTGGATATATAGGTATGTTATCAGATATTACCGAACATAAATACGCAGAAGAGGAATTAATAAAAAGCAAAAAATATTTTGATAATATAATTAACAGTATCGGAGACCCCGTATTTGTAAAAGATGATCAAAGTAGATTGTTAATTGTAAATGATGCTTTTTGTTCACTATTTAATCTTTCAAGAGTTGATATATTAGGAAAAACACTAGTAGAAAACGTGTCTGTTGAAGAAAGAGAGAGTTTTTTAAGAATAGACAAGCATGTTATTTCTTCAGGAATTGAAAATGTTAATGAAGAAACTTTAACATTAAGCGAAAATAAAAAAAAGATAGTTTCTACTAAAAAGACAAGATTTGTTGATAGTAATGAGAATAAATTTCTAATAGGAGTTATTAGGAATATAACCGAAAAGAAAAAAGCAGAAGTTGAGTTAGAAAAGCACAGAAATAATTTAGAAGAGTTGGTAGATGTAAGAACTTCTGAGTTATAA
- a CDS encoding response regulator, which produces MNRKIILIVDDIYENLYLLRVILEEAGFKVIEANDGSDGLKKLYENSTVDLIISEILMPNMDGYLFCQACKKEKLFKDIPFVFYTSTYTEKLDEEFGLTLGVAKFLRKPIDYDEVLITVNEILDFGLKKGTNEVRNTKSEAISDGEVLELYSKRLIQKLEQKGLDLGQEVLERKRTEQLLIHENEILDLITVNKSLHEIFERLVLNYESIHEGYLGSISLLDDDGIHLILEAAPSLPKAFSLAIKRLAIGKNIGSCGTAAFLKKPIIVSDICTDKRWVNYKDIAEEYNLKSCWSLPIISKNNVVLGTFTIYSKTIKTPSDNEIRELNFSVSLPMQQQLLAYASNYNLLTTATLPHREELNKGETFYASLDHAIWFHRDFDITKWLLCSMDSPSASNSRGFARGSVYSRKGVLVASVAQEGLMRQSIQ; this is translated from the coding sequence ATGAATAGAAAAATTATTTTAATAGTAGATGATATTTATGAAAACCTATACTTGTTAAGAGTAATTCTTGAGGAGGCAGGTTTTAAAGTTATTGAAGCTAACGATGGAAGTGATGGACTTAAAAAACTATACGAGAATAGTACTGTAGACCTTATTATTTCTGAAATATTAATGCCAAATATGGACGGGTATTTATTTTGTCAAGCATGTAAAAAAGAAAAATTATTTAAAGACATTCCATTTGTTTTTTATACATCTACCTACACCGAAAAATTAGATGAAGAGTTTGGCTTAACCTTAGGCGTGGCAAAATTTTTAAGAAAACCAATAGATTACGATGAAGTTCTTATTACCGTTAATGAAATTTTAGATTTTGGTCTAAAAAAAGGAACAAATGAAGTAAGAAATACAAAATCAGAAGCTATTTCTGATGGTGAGGTTTTAGAGCTGTATAGCAAACGACTAATTCAAAAATTAGAGCAAAAGGGCTTAGATCTTGGGCAAGAAGTATTAGAGCGTAAAAGAACAGAGCAATTATTAATTCATGAAAATGAAATATTAGATTTAATTACTGTTAATAAATCTCTACATGAGATTTTTGAAAGGTTGGTTCTTAACTACGAGTCTATTCATGAAGGCTATTTAGGTAGCATTAGTTTACTTGATGATGACGGTATTCATCTTATATTAGAAGCGGCACCTTCATTGCCAAAAGCATTTAGTTTGGCCATAAAACGTTTAGCTATAGGTAAAAATATAGGGTCTTGTGGCACTGCTGCTTTCCTTAAAAAACCAATAATAGTTTCTGATATATGTACTGACAAAAGATGGGTAAATTATAAGGACATTGCAGAAGAGTACAATTTAAAATCGTGTTGGTCATTGCCAATAATTTCTAAAAATAATGTGGTTTTAGGAACTTTTACTATTTACAGTAAAACGATAAAAACACCTTCAGATAATGAAATACGCGAGCTTAATTTTTCAGTTAGTTTGCCCATGCAGCAACAGTTATTAGCCTATGCCTCTAATTATAATTTGCTGACAACGGCAACTTTGCCACATAGGGAAGAGTTGAATAAAGGAGAAACGTTTTACGCCAGTTTAGATCACGCTATTTGGTTTCACAGAGACTTTGATATTACAAAATGGTTGTTATGTAGTATGGATAGCCCAAGTGCATCTAACTCTAGAGGTTTTGCTAGAGGTAGCGTATATAGCAGAAAAGGTGTTTTGGTAGCTTCAGTTGCGCAAGAAGGATTGATGAGGCAGAGTATTCAATAG
- a CDS encoding SDR family NAD(P)-dependent oxidoreductase, which yields MRFNLKGKNAIITGGGSGIGQAISTTFAAQGASVHILELNAENAESTVNLIKEQGGEATAYNCNVVDQKQVLAVIDEITSEHEVHILINNAGIAHVGNIEKTAEDDMDRVYNVNVKGPYNCMYALIPKMKKNGGVIINMASIASSVGIDDRFAYSMSKGAILTMTYSIAKDYINNGIRCNCISPARIHTPFVDGFIKANYPGQEDEMFKNLSATQPIGRMGKPQEVADLALYLCSDEASFITGTDFPIDGGFIKLNG from the coding sequence ATGAGGTTTAACCTTAAAGGTAAAAACGCAATAATAACGGGTGGTGGTAGTGGTATTGGTCAAGCAATTTCTACCACTTTTGCCGCACAAGGAGCAAGCGTTCATATTTTAGAATTAAATGCAGAAAATGCAGAAAGCACAGTAAACTTAATTAAAGAGCAAGGTGGTGAAGCAACAGCTTATAATTGTAATGTTGTTGATCAAAAACAGGTTTTAGCTGTTATCGATGAAATTACATCGGAGCATGAGGTTCATATTTTAATCAATAATGCGGGTATTGCCCATGTTGGTAATATTGAAAAAACCGCGGAAGATGATATGGACCGTGTTTATAACGTAAACGTCAAAGGTCCATATAACTGCATGTATGCCCTTATACCCAAAATGAAGAAAAACGGCGGAGTAATTATTAATATGGCATCAATAGCTTCTAGTGTAGGTATAGATGATCGCTTTGCATATTCTATGAGTAAAGGGGCTATATTAACCATGACCTACTCCATTGCTAAAGATTATATTAATAATGGTATTCGCTGCAACTGCATTTCACCGGCTAGAATTCACACTCCCTTTGTTGACGGATTTATAAAAGCGAACTACCCTGGGCAGGAAGATGAAATGTTTAAAAACCTGTCTGCCACTCAACCAATTGGTCGAATGGGCAAACCGCAAGAAGTAGCTGATCTAGCTTTATACTTATGCTCAGACGAAGCTTCTTTTATTACTGGAACGGATTTCCCAATTGACGGGGGATTCATAAAACTTAACGGATAA
- a CDS encoding response regulator, which produces MFKNKVFGIKSLYALIIEDNEQNMYMLTYLLEHSNYTIIKAYNGKDGFKLAHVNNPEIILIDIQLPDMDGYEICNKLRHNGLPKNTTIIAVTSYAMGGDKEKA; this is translated from the coding sequence ATATTTAAGAATAAAGTTTTTGGTATTAAAAGTTTATACGCATTAATAATTGAAGATAATGAGCAAAATATGTACATGCTAACTTATCTGTTAGAACATAGTAATTATACTATTATTAAGGCATATAATGGAAAAGATGGGTTTAAATTGGCACATGTAAATAATCCAGAAATTATTTTAATAGATATTCAATTACCAGATATGGATGGCTATGAAATATGTAATAAATTAAGGCATAATGGTCTGCCTAAGAACACAACAATTATTGCAGTGACCTCGTATGCCATGGGTGGGGATAAAGAAAAAGCATGA
- a CDS encoding fumarylacetoacetate hydrolase family protein: MKLIRFGTPQNEKPGVILENGEWIDTSAFGEDYDELFFENDGLAHLKSWLDEKGNDLPKIDKSTRLGPPLKKPSKIVCVGLNYAKHAAESGMKVPTEPVLFFKATSAIVGPNDDVIIPKNSKKTDWEVELAVVIGKKASYVEEADAMDYVAGYMLHNDYSERAFQLEKEGQWVKGKSCDTFAPIGPFLATKDEVSNPHVLDLWLKVNGELLQNSNTEDLVFNVPELVSYISQYMTLLPGDIISTGTPFGVGLGFNPPRYLNPGDVVELGIEKLGSSKQVAKAYTK; the protein is encoded by the coding sequence ATGAAATTAATACGATTTGGAACACCACAAAATGAAAAACCGGGTGTAATACTTGAAAACGGAGAATGGATAGATACCTCTGCGTTTGGTGAAGATTATGATGAATTATTTTTTGAAAACGATGGCTTAGCCCATCTTAAATCTTGGCTCGACGAAAAAGGCAATGATCTTCCAAAAATAGACAAGAGTACGCGTTTAGGTCCTCCACTAAAAAAACCTTCTAAAATTGTTTGTGTAGGGCTAAATTACGCGAAGCATGCTGCTGAAAGTGGAATGAAGGTACCTACAGAGCCTGTTTTGTTTTTCAAGGCAACTTCTGCGATTGTTGGTCCTAATGATGATGTAATTATTCCCAAAAACAGTAAGAAAACCGACTGGGAAGTTGAGCTAGCTGTGGTCATTGGCAAAAAAGCAAGTTATGTTGAAGAAGCCGATGCTATGGACTATGTTGCTGGTTATATGCTACATAACGATTATAGCGAAAGAGCATTTCAATTAGAAAAAGAAGGGCAATGGGTAAAAGGTAAAAGCTGTGACACCTTCGCTCCTATCGGTCCGTTTTTGGCTACTAAAGATGAAGTGAGCAACCCGCATGTTTTAGATCTTTGGCTAAAGGTAAATGGCGAATTATTACAGAACAGTAATACAGAAGATTTAGTTTTTAACGTACCAGAATTGGTAAGTTATATCAGTCAATATATGACATTGCTACCTGGAGATATCATTTCTACAGGAACACCTTTCGGTGTTGGTTTAGGCTTCAATCCGCCTAGATATTTGAACCCTGGTGATGTTGTCGAATTAGGAATTGAAAAATTAGGAAGCTCTAAACAAGTTGCCAAGGCATATACAAAATGA
- a CDS encoding DUF547 domain-containing protein has translation MKNIIILGTVTFFMSAFFILNNQFGLISMAGLNGKDLPIKQVNGNLASISFNSTAKIDHTEWNTLLQKHVADNGNVDYKGFLQDKSKLDTYLNSLSNQVPTDGWSVQEQLAYYINLYNAHTIALILRNYPTKSIKDIDKPWATDFIKIGDKELSLGALEHSILRKMNEPRIHFAINCASASCPKLINEAYNPEKIEAQLEKATLGFINSNNNTINQENLELSRIFKWYKGDFNNGKLVEFINPYTELEIATKAKIKYKEYDWSLNEKE, from the coding sequence ATGAAAAACATAATAATTTTAGGCACCGTTACTTTCTTTATGAGTGCATTTTTTATACTTAACAATCAATTTGGTCTTATTTCTATGGCTGGATTAAATGGAAAAGACCTGCCCATAAAACAAGTAAATGGAAATTTAGCTTCTATATCATTTAATTCTACAGCAAAAATTGATCATACCGAATGGAACACTCTTTTACAGAAACATGTAGCCGATAATGGTAATGTAGATTATAAAGGCTTTTTACAAGATAAAAGTAAATTAGACACCTATTTAAATAGCTTATCAAATCAAGTGCCTACAGATGGTTGGTCTGTTCAAGAACAATTGGCCTATTATATTAATTTATATAATGCACATACGATAGCTTTAATTTTAAGAAATTACCCAACTAAGAGCATTAAAGATATTGACAAACCTTGGGCTACGGATTTTATTAAAATTGGAGATAAAGAATTGTCTTTGGGTGCATTAGAACATAGTATTTTAAGAAAAATGAATGAGCCTCGTATTCATTTCGCCATCAATTGCGCATCAGCCTCATGTCCAAAACTTATTAATGAAGCATATAATCCAGAAAAAATAGAAGCACAATTAGAAAAAGCTACTTTAGGTTTTATTAATTCAAACAACAATACTATCAATCAAGAAAATTTAGAATTATCTAGAATTTTTAAATGGTACAAGGGAGATTTCAATAATGGTAAACTTGTGGAGTTTATTAATCCTTATACAGAATTGGAAATAGCTACAAAAGCTAAAATTAAATATAAAGAATATGATTGGAGTCTTAATGAAAAGGAATAA